In a genomic window of Melopsittacus undulatus isolate bMelUnd1 chromosome 1, bMelUnd1.mat.Z, whole genome shotgun sequence:
- the CMTM6 gene encoding CKLF-like MARVEL transmembrane domain-containing protein 6 — MDNGNVYNETTEPQAKPSRFYGCTLRHLWGWRLPAKALQVILSLLAVICEEMVENCINCGGLYFFEFISCTAFLLSLLILCVYCTNAYEVLGKDKVGNVNIWLVSAIGVCFLIAATALSVTSSESAAAKAACVFGFLASTAFLAESITDCFHRRKQHIDGHSENPAHTPGATENQPLNQQS; from the exons ATGGACAACGGCAACGTCTACAACGAGACTACCGAGCCCCAGGCCAAGCCCTCCCGTTTCTACGGATGTACCCTGCGGCACCTGTGGGGATGGCGGCTGCCGGCCAAAGCGCTCCAAGTG ATTCTCTCTCTTCTGGCTGTTATTTGTGAAGAAATGGTGGAGAATTGTATCAACTGTGGTGGACTTTACTTCTTTGAGTTCATAAGCTGCACTGCCTTTCTTTTGAGCCTCCTGATCCTATGTGTATATTGCACTAATGCATATGAAGTATTGGGGAAAGATAAAGTAGGGAATGTG AACATTTGGCTTGTGTCAGCTATaggtgtttgttttctgatagCAGCAACAGCACTTAGTGTGACAAGCTCTGAGTCTGCTGCTGCAAAAGCTGCATGC GTATTTGGGTTTCTTGCAAGTACTGCATTTTTAGCTGAAAGTATTACAGACTGCTTTCATCGTCGGAAACAACACATCGATGGACACTCTGAAAATCCTGCCCACACTCCGGGTGCCACAGAAAATCAGCCATTAAATCAACAAAGCTAA